The following proteins are encoded in a genomic region of Spirosoma sp. SC4-14:
- a CDS encoding Uma2 family endonuclease, with the protein MESIRVHLPEDLRMNDDEFFRFCQDNPDLKFERRKNGDIVFMGLTGSKTSSENSELNADFVIWNRAN; encoded by the coding sequence ATGGAATCGATACGAGTGCATCTGCCAGAAGACTTACGGATGAACGATGACGAGTTTTTCCGCTTTTGCCAGGACAATCCTGACCTGAAGTTTGAGCGTCGAAAAAACGGCGATATTGTTTTTATGGGTCTCACTGGAAGTAAAACATCATCTGAAAATTCAGAACTTAATGCTGATTTTGTAATCTGGAATCGTGCTAACTGA